Below is a genomic region from Nitrospirota bacterium.
TTGTCTCCGGGCATTACCATCTCTACTCCCTCAGGCAACTGCGTAATTCCTGTCACATCCGTTGTCCTGAAGTAAAACTGCGGACGGTATCCATTAAAGAACGGTGTATGACGACCACCCTCCTCCTTTGTCAATACATATACCTCTGCC
It encodes:
- the tuf gene encoding elongation factor Tu (EF-Tu; promotes GTP-dependent binding of aminoacyl-tRNA to the A-site of ribosomes during protein biosynthesis; when the tRNA anticodon matches the mRNA codon, GTP hydrolysis results; the inactive EF-Tu-GDP leaves the ribosome and release of GDP is promoted by elongation factor Ts; many prokaryotes have two copies of the gene encoding EF-Tu), with protein sequence AEVYVLTKEEGGRHTPFFNGYRPQFYFRTTDVTGITQLPEGVEMVMPGDNVSIEGSLITPIAMDEGLRFAIREGGRTVGAGVVSKVIE